In Ignavibacteria bacterium, a single genomic region encodes these proteins:
- a CDS encoding TusE/DsrC/DsvC family sulfur relay protein has translation MEIDGKVFQVDGDGFLSDPLIWNEEVAKLFAKYDGIGELTEKHWAIVNFIRKNWEEKGMAPMIRSICQVTGVRLKEIYELFPLGPARGACRVAGLPKPDGCV, from the coding sequence ATGGAAATAGATGGAAAAGTATTTCAGGTGGATGGTGACGGATTTTTATCAGACCCCCTTATCTGGAATGAAGAAGTGGCAAAATTATTTGCTAAGTATGACGGAATCGGAGAGCTGACCGAAAAACACTGGGCAATTGTAAATTTTATACGCAAAAATTGGGAAGAAAAAGGTATGGCACCAATGATTCGGTCTATTTGTCAGGTAACAGGCGTCAGGTTGAAAGAAATATATGAGTTGTTTCCCCTTGGTCCTGCTCGCGGTGCATGCCGGGTTGCAGGTTTACCAAAACCTGATGGATGTGTTTAG
- a CDS encoding (Fe-S)-binding protein, with protein MKNINEKRDEALKVFSEKQDSKLISYLNSCVHCGLCAESCLYYLATKEEKYIPAHKVELISSLYRRYCTFTGKHFPGLTGARELDEAMTEEMTDQLFGSCTLCGRCTKHCSIGIDIAYLVRQGRGMLSAMDLVPASLQSTVNAAINSGNNMSIPTEEFTDTLSWLEDELKAEVDDPQASIPLNVPDVNVLYTLNPREPKFFPLSITAMAKIFYAAKESWTLSTAMYDVTNYAYFTSNPDEAKTISQRLYDEVLKLNANRCVLAECGHGSRAFRWEGPNYIQKSYPFDVLTSVELIAEYIQNGKIKLDKEMNKEIITLHDPCNLVREGGIIEQQRYILKHAASRFIEMTPSGTENFCCGGGGGQLAMSEYNERRMKIAEIKAEQIRKTGASVVVTPCHNCVDQLMQIENKFKLGVQVKTLSEIVADAIVLEK; from the coding sequence ATGAAAAATATAAATGAAAAAAGAGATGAAGCTCTTAAGGTTTTTTCAGAAAAACAAGACAGTAAACTTATTTCATACCTTAACAGCTGCGTTCATTGCGGGCTGTGTGCGGAGAGTTGTTTATATTATCTCGCGACAAAAGAAGAGAAATACATTCCCGCTCACAAGGTAGAACTAATCTCTTCCCTTTACAGGCGTTATTGTACATTTACGGGAAAACACTTTCCCGGGCTTACGGGTGCGAGGGAGTTAGATGAAGCAATGACCGAAGAAATGACAGACCAGTTGTTCGGTTCGTGTACATTATGCGGACGATGCACTAAGCATTGTTCTATAGGCATTGATATTGCCTACCTCGTAAGACAGGGAAGAGGAATGCTTTCAGCGATGGACCTTGTTCCCGCGTCACTGCAATCGACGGTTAATGCTGCGATTAACTCGGGTAATAATATGTCTATTCCGACAGAAGAATTCACTGATACATTATCGTGGTTAGAAGATGAACTTAAAGCCGAGGTGGACGACCCACAGGCTTCAATACCGCTTAATGTACCTGATGTTAATGTACTTTATACACTAAATCCGCGCGAGCCGAAATTTTTCCCGCTTTCAATTACAGCGATGGCAAAGATATTCTATGCGGCAAAAGAAAGCTGGACGCTGTCAACTGCAATGTATGACGTTACAAACTACGCTTATTTTACGTCCAACCCTGATGAGGCAAAAACAATTTCCCAAAGATTATATGACGAAGTGCTGAAATTAAATGCAAATCGTTGTGTGCTTGCTGAATGCGGTCACGGTTCAAGAGCGTTCCGCTGGGAAGGACCAAATTATATTCAAAAGTCATATCCTTTTGATGTACTCACTTCAGTTGAGTTAATTGCAGAATATATACAAAATGGGAAGATAAAACTTGACAAAGAAATGAATAAGGAGATAATAACGCTTCACGATCCGTGTAATTTAGTGAGGGAAGGCGGCATTATCGAACAGCAGCGATACATTCTGAAACATGCAGCCAGCAGGTTTATTGAAATGACTCCGAGCGGCACAGAAAATTTTTGCTGCGGAGGAGGGGGAGGCCAGCTTGCAATGAGTGAATATAATGAGCGGCGAATGAAAATTGCAGAGATAAAAGCAGAGCAGATACGTAAAACGGGGGCATCAGTTGTAGTAACGCCCTGTCATAATTGTGTTGACCAGCTGATGCAGATTGAAAATAAGTTTAAGCTTGGGGTGCAGGTAAAAACCCTTTCTGAAATTGTTGCAGACGCAATTGTTCTTGAAAAATAA
- a CDS encoding aminotransferase class V-fold PLP-dependent enzyme, with amino-acid sequence MNKIIYLDNSATTYPKPDSVYKFMDSFYRENGVSPGRSGFDDAIKAEEMVMGTRKLLTDFFNAGSDVNRLTFSYNASDSLNMIIQGLAMQGDHVITTMLEHNSVLRPLHHLEIDGLIKVTHITFDEQGYINPDDIKKAILKNTKMVVVNHCSNVIGTIQPIAEIGKICKEAGVLLIVDTTQSAGAIPIDMQAMGIDVVVFTGHKCLMGPTGIGGSYVMENVPVKCTRFGGTGVRSAQKTHLEEFPYRLECGTLNLLGVAGLNAGVNWILSNGIESVHNKEMILWKKLRDGIQNTENVITYCADSNENRNPVLCFNVKGFEAADVGTILDVDYNIACRTGLHCAPNVHKVLGTDKIHGTVRLSIGPFSTEEHIDTAVNAVKEIAVLRK; translated from the coding sequence ATGAATAAAATAATATATCTCGATAATTCCGCAACAACATATCCTAAACCTGACAGTGTGTATAAATTCATGGATAGTTTTTACAGGGAAAATGGAGTCAGCCCCGGAAGGTCAGGATTTGACGATGCCATTAAAGCCGAAGAGATGGTAATGGGCACACGTAAACTATTGACTGATTTCTTCAATGCCGGAAGCGATGTAAACAGGTTAACTTTCAGTTATAACGCAAGTGATTCTCTTAATATGATAATTCAGGGATTAGCAATGCAGGGAGACCACGTTATAACTACAATGCTTGAACATAATTCTGTCCTGCGTCCTTTACATCATCTGGAAATTGACGGACTCATTAAGGTTACTCACATCACGTTCGATGAACAAGGATATATTAATCCTGACGATATTAAGAAAGCAATACTTAAAAACACGAAGATGGTGGTGGTAAATCACTGCTCGAATGTTATCGGAACAATTCAGCCGATTGCTGAAATTGGCAAGATATGCAAAGAAGCCGGTGTATTACTGATAGTAGATACGACTCAAAGTGCGGGTGCTATACCAATCGACATGCAAGCCATGGGAATCGACGTTGTAGTTTTTACAGGGCATAAATGTCTTATGGGTCCTACGGGGATAGGTGGTTCATACGTAATGGAAAATGTACCTGTGAAATGTACACGATTTGGAGGTACGGGTGTCCGTTCCGCACAGAAGACACATCTTGAAGAATTTCCATACCGTCTTGAGTGCGGTACACTAAATCTTCTTGGTGTAGCAGGATTGAATGCAGGAGTAAATTGGATTCTTTCTAACGGTATAGAATCTGTGCATAACAAAGAAATGATTTTGTGGAAAAAACTCAGGGATGGGATACAAAATACTGAAAATGTTATAACATACTGTGCCGATAGTAATGAAAATCGTAATCCGGTACTTTGTTTTAATGTAAAGGGTTTTGAAGCAGCAGACGTAGGTACAATACTTGATGTTGACTATAATATTGCCTGCCGTACAGGTTTACATTGTGCGCCGAATGTTCATAAAGTTTTAGGAACTGATAAAATTCATGGAACTGTCCGTTTAAGTATCGGTCCTTTTAGTACTGAAGAACATATCGATACAGCTGTTAATGCCGTAAAAGAGATAGCTGTATTAAGAAAATAA
- a CDS encoding DUF1028 domain-containing protein: MKKLSVLLLIITFLATNIEIANSTFSICAVDPVTGEVGSAGASCIANCLILSYVRPNWGVAHVQASWTQTNYNNAKRLMLLGYSPQQIRDSVVLQDGNPTVRQYGFVDLVGGGRVANYTGVNCTNYKNHITGPTYSIQGNILLGKHILDSMEARFLRQTGTLADKLMAALQGAKVVGADTRCTGSNKSSISSFLRIRKQGDTVGTQYLELVVGNTTGSKDPIDSLQVLYNQWLLTNVGSAGEEMALSPELYQNYPNPFNPLTKIKFSIPNASFVSLKIYDINGRNVSNLLNENMNPGVYYSPFNGENLSSGVYFYTLETKDLGTGKVFKEARKMLIVK, translated from the coding sequence ATGAAAAAACTTTCTGTACTGCTTTTAATTATCACATTTCTTGCAACAAACATAGAAATTGCAAACTCCACATTCTCAATCTGTGCTGTTGACCCCGTCACGGGAGAGGTCGGAAGCGCCGGTGCGTCCTGCATAGCGAACTGCCTTATACTAAGCTATGTGCGTCCCAACTGGGGTGTTGCTCACGTTCAGGCATCATGGACTCAAACGAATTATAACAATGCAAAAAGATTAATGCTGCTCGGATATTCGCCTCAGCAAATCAGAGACTCTGTCGTGCTGCAGGATGGAAACCCAACTGTAAGGCAATACGGATTCGTTGACCTCGTAGGCGGAGGAAGAGTTGCGAATTATACAGGCGTTAACTGCACTAATTATAAAAATCACATAACAGGTCCGACATATTCAATTCAGGGAAATATTCTTCTCGGAAAGCATATACTCGATTCGATGGAAGCACGATTTCTTCGTCAGACAGGAACGCTTGCGGATAAGCTGATGGCAGCACTTCAGGGTGCGAAGGTTGTGGGAGCCGATACAAGATGCACCGGCTCGAACAAATCTTCGATATCATCCTTTTTAAGAATCAGAAAGCAGGGAGATACCGTCGGTACGCAATATCTTGAGCTCGTTGTGGGAAACACCACAGGCAGCAAAGACCCGATTGATTCACTTCAGGTTTTATACAATCAATGGCTTTTAACAAATGTCGGCTCGGCAGGAGAAGAAATGGCTTTAAGTCCCGAACTGTACCAGAACTATCCAAATCCGTTTAATCCGTTGACTAAGATAAAATTCAGCATACCGAATGCATCCTTTGTTTCTTTAAAGATTTATGACATCAACGGCCGAAACGTATCAAACCTTTTAAATGAAAACATGAACCCTGGCGTTTACTACTCCCCTTTCAACGGCGAGAACCTCAGCAGCGGTGTGTATTTCTACACTCTCGAAACTAAAGACTTAGGAACAGGCAAGGTTTTCAAAGAAGCAAGGAAGATGTTAATAGTGAAGTGA
- the truA gene encoding tRNA pseudouridine(38-40) synthase TruA yields the protein MKFKIYLEYNGTNYAGWQQQKNAKTVQGTLIDAVKTIFKKSKGESRFIDLQGSGRTDRGVHAREQVAHLECETMLGPEIIKMKLNDILPSDINILEVEKTHNRFHARHSAEARQYIYVISKRRTAFEKRFVWWVKDKLNVKKMSEAGKLFEGMHDFGSFCEKSEEDKSTKVNVEFVNITEDTDKIYIRIKSSHFLWKMVRRLVGVLVEVGRGNMNENDIKGFLKNYTDGLAIYTAPPSGLFLEKIFY from the coding sequence ATGAAGTTTAAAATATATCTCGAATACAACGGCACGAACTACGCAGGCTGGCAGCAGCAAAAAAATGCAAAAACCGTTCAGGGTACTCTGATTGATGCAGTGAAAACCATTTTTAAAAAGTCTAAGGGCGAAAGCAGGTTCATTGACTTGCAGGGCTCGGGAAGAACTGACAGAGGGGTTCATGCACGTGAACAGGTCGCACACCTTGAATGCGAAACGATGCTTGGTCCTGAGATAATCAAGATGAAACTGAACGATATACTTCCATCGGATATAAATATACTTGAAGTCGAGAAAACGCATAATAGGTTTCATGCGCGTCATTCGGCTGAAGCAAGACAGTACATTTATGTAATATCAAAAAGGCGGACAGCATTTGAAAAGCGTTTTGTCTGGTGGGTGAAGGACAAGCTGAACGTGAAAAAGATGTCAGAAGCTGGCAAGCTCTTTGAAGGAATGCACGACTTCGGGTCGTTTTGCGAAAAGAGTGAAGAGGATAAATCAACTAAAGTAAATGTTGAATTCGTGAACATAACTGAAGATACGGATAAGATTTATATAAGAATTAAATCATCTCACTTCCTATGGAAAATGGTAAGACGCCTTGTGGGAGTTTTGGTGGAGGTCGGCAGAGGGAATATGAACGAAAATGATATAAAAGGATTTCTAAAAAACTATACCGATGGGCTTGCGATTTACACTGCTCCCCCATCAGGTCTTTTTCTTGAAAAGATATTTTATTGA